A single region of the Demequina sp. genome encodes:
- a CDS encoding HipA domain-containing protein, giving the protein MNSPKRLAVLLEGDHVATLEQTRASFRLEYLDDASHDTPLSLALARGTAYTGARVSRFVSGLLPEDANARAAIARQHGVEPSNLMGLLHAIGKDCAGAVQFCLESEVDETLARSGSLVPCTDADIEARLAALDMDEAASWTMPDEHWSLGGTQQKFALRQQNGHWFTAHGAEPTSHIVKPGIRRMRLQALAEHVTMAAAASLGIAAARTEYREFLSETALVVERFDRAPTPDGGLRRTHQEDVCQALGISEKYEDQGGPSVGQIARLFREHAATSAQAEDAVARFADMVVFNTVVAAPDAHARNYAVLLARDSVTLAPMYDAATGAPYPRAGGASPKVAMAIGDQFALDQITPDSWRTFARDTRLDIDYVSERVAYFASHAPEAILSALSQVKSADSKELASRMSEPLARLAQRLVTTLP; this is encoded by the coding sequence GTGAACAGCCCCAAACGGCTCGCAGTCCTCCTGGAAGGCGATCACGTCGCCACGCTCGAACAGACTAGAGCCAGTTTTCGTCTCGAGTACCTGGACGACGCATCTCATGACACCCCCCTGTCGCTGGCGCTTGCGCGCGGGACGGCATACACCGGCGCCCGCGTCTCGCGCTTCGTGAGCGGTCTTCTGCCTGAGGATGCCAACGCACGCGCGGCGATCGCTCGCCAGCATGGCGTCGAGCCGTCGAACCTCATGGGCCTGCTCCACGCGATCGGCAAGGACTGCGCAGGGGCCGTCCAGTTCTGCCTCGAAAGCGAAGTCGATGAGACCCTCGCCAGATCGGGCTCGCTAGTACCCTGCACCGACGCGGACATCGAGGCGCGGCTCGCAGCACTGGACATGGACGAGGCCGCGTCTTGGACCATGCCCGACGAACACTGGTCTCTCGGCGGCACTCAGCAGAAATTCGCGTTGCGTCAGCAGAACGGCCACTGGTTCACCGCCCACGGCGCGGAGCCTACGAGCCACATCGTCAAGCCCGGCATCAGGCGGATGAGGTTGCAGGCGCTCGCCGAACACGTCACCATGGCTGCCGCAGCGAGCCTCGGCATCGCGGCTGCACGAACCGAGTATCGGGAGTTCCTCTCCGAGACGGCTCTCGTCGTCGAACGCTTTGATCGCGCGCCGACACCGGACGGCGGGCTGCGGCGCACCCACCAGGAAGACGTGTGCCAAGCCCTTGGAATCTCCGAGAAGTATGAAGACCAAGGCGGCCCTAGCGTCGGGCAGATTGCCCGACTGTTCCGCGAACACGCTGCAACCTCAGCGCAGGCGGAGGACGCCGTAGCCAGGTTCGCCGACATGGTCGTCTTCAACACCGTTGTGGCTGCGCCGGACGCCCATGCGCGCAACTATGCAGTGCTCCTTGCTCGCGACTCGGTGACCCTAGCCCCGATGTACGACGCTGCGACGGGCGCGCCGTACCCCCGCGCCGGCGGTGCGTCACCCAAGGTCGCAATGGCGATCGGCGACCAGTTCGCGCTCGACCAGATCACGCCCGACTCCTGGCGCACGTTTGCGCGCGACACTCGCCTGGATATCGACTACGTGAGTGAGCGCGTCGCGTACTTCGCGAGCCACGCGCCGGAGGCGATCCTCTCCGCGCTCTCGCAGGTGAAGAGTGCTGACTCCAAAGAACTCGCATCTCGAATGAGCGAGCCTCTCGCTCGGCTCGCACAGCGGCTGGTGACAACACTCCCGTAG
- a CDS encoding helix-turn-helix domain-containing protein, producing MDEFLPARSMTRIGQSVRLLRTRRGLTQEELASAAGVSRTWLNQLENGAKDNAELGALLAVLNALDASLLIRDDRSPL from the coding sequence ATGGATGAGTTCCTGCCCGCCCGCTCCATGACTCGCATCGGTCAGTCGGTACGCCTCCTGCGCACGCGGCGAGGACTCACCCAGGAAGAACTTGCTTCGGCTGCGGGAGTGTCACGGACATGGCTCAACCAACTGGAGAACGGCGCTAAGGACAACGCCGAGCTCGGCGCTCTCCTCGCAGTGCTCAACGCACTCGACGCTTCGCTCCTGATCCGCGACGACCGGAGTCCCCTGTGA